From Desmodus rotundus isolate HL8 chromosome 10, HLdesRot8A.1, whole genome shotgun sequence, one genomic window encodes:
- the LOC128779437 gene encoding olfactory receptor 2V1, which translates to MGMWLNESSTDDFILLGIFSHSPADLALFSVVMVVFSVALCGNILLLILIGIDPRLHTPMYYFLSQLSLMDLMLVCNNVPKMAASFLSGRKTISFVGCGIQVGLFVSLVGSEGLLLGFMAYDRYVAISHPLHYSTRMSQRVCLQIAGTSWAFGILDGLIQMVVVMTFPYCGSRAVDHFFCDMLSLLKLACVDTTLFENVLFVCCVFMLLLPFSIIVASYVRILGAVLHLHSAWAGKRALATCSSHMTAVSLFYGAAMFIYLRPRRYRTPSHDKVVSIFYTVLTPMLNPLIYSLRNRDVMGALRKWLDCCRGGSQH; encoded by the coding sequence ATGGGGATGTGGTTGAATGAGTCATCCACAGATGACTTCATCCTCCTGGGCATCTTCTCCCACAGCCCAGCTGACCTTGCTCTCTTCTCTGTGGTCATGGTGGTGTTCTCAGTGGCCCTCTGTGGAAAtatcctcctcctcatcctcatcgGCATAGACCCTCGACTGCACACACCCATGTACTACTTCCTCAGTCAGCTCTCCCTCATGGATCTCATGTTGGTCTGCAACAATGTGCCAAAGATGGCGGCTAGTTTCCTATCTGGCAGGAAGACCATCTCCTTTGTGGGCTGTGGCATACAAGTCGGCCTTTTTGTCTCTCTCGTTGGATCAGAGGGGCTTTTGCTGGGGTTCATGGCTTATGACCGTTACGTGGCCATTAGCCACCCACTGCATTATTCCACCCGCATGAGTCAGAGGGTCTGTCTCCAGATTGCTGGAACTTCCTGGGCGTTTGGGATACTAGATGGTTTGATCCAGATGGTGGTAGTGATGACCTTCCCCTACTGTGGCTCGAGGGCGGTGGACCACTTCTTCTGTGACATGCTATCCTTGTTGAAGCTGGCCTGTGTAGACACAACCCTTTTTGAGAATGTGTTATTCGTTTGCTGTGTGTTCATgctgctccttcccttctccatcaTCGTGGCCTCCTACGTTCGCATCTTGGGGGCTGTGCTCCATTTGCACTCTGCTTGGGCTGGTAAAAGGGCCTTGGCCACCTGTTCCTCCCACATGACAGCTGTCTCCCTCTTCTATGGGGCAGCCATGTTCATCTACCTGAGGCCTAGGCGCTACCGGACACCCAGCCATGACAAGGTGGTCTCTATCTTCTACACGGTCCTCACCCCTATGCTCAACCCCCTCATTTATAGCCTAAGGAACCGGGATGTGATGGGGGCCCTGAGGAAGTGGTTAGACTGTTGCAGGGGTGGCAGCCAACACTGA